One segment of Natranaeroarchaeum aerophilus DNA contains the following:
- the uvrB gene encoding excinuclease ABC subunit UvrB: protein MSETNSGPLSPDRPEGERPFAVDAPFDPAGDQPEAIQQLAEGYRSGMDEQTLLGVTGSGKTNTVSWAVEEIQTPTLVIAHNKTLAAQLYEEFRNLFPNNAVEYFVSYYDYYQPEAYVEQTDTYIDKDASINDEIDKLRHSATRSLLTRDDVIVVASVSAIYGLGDPANYEGMSLRLEVGQQIGREELLKRLVDLNYERNDVDFTQGTFRVRGDTVEIYPMYGRYAVRVELWGDEIDRMIKVDPLEGTVESDEPAVLFHPAEHYSVDDDTMEEAIAQIESDLEDRIAYFERTGDMLAAQRIEERTTFDLEMMREAGYCSGIENYSVYLADRESGEAPYTLMDYFPDDFLTVIDESHQTIPQIKGQFAGDKSRKESLVENGFRLPTAFDNRPLTFEEFEEKTDRTMYVSATPSDYEREHSGQIVEQIVRPTHLVDPKVEIEDATGQVEDLMERIDAQIEAGDRTLVTTLTKRMAEDLTEYLEEAGIDVAYMHDETDTLERHELIRSLRLGEIDVLVGINLLREGLDIPEVSLVAILDADQEGFLRSETTLVQTMGRAARNVEGEVVLYADEVTDSMAAAIDETQRRREIQREYNAEHGFEPTTIEKEIGETNLPGSKTDTSSVSGEGPSDEDDAARQIQELERRMNEAAENLEFELAADIRDRIRELRQEFDLDGDEGVPVESDPEF, encoded by the coding sequence ATGAGTGAGACGAACTCCGGGCCGCTCTCGCCCGACCGGCCGGAGGGGGAGCGCCCCTTCGCGGTGGACGCGCCGTTCGATCCCGCGGGCGACCAGCCCGAGGCGATCCAGCAACTCGCCGAGGGGTACCGGTCGGGGATGGACGAACAGACCCTGCTCGGCGTGACGGGGTCGGGAAAGACCAACACCGTCTCGTGGGCCGTCGAGGAGATCCAGACGCCGACGCTGGTGATCGCCCACAACAAGACGCTGGCGGCACAGCTCTACGAGGAGTTCAGGAATCTGTTCCCGAACAACGCCGTCGAGTACTTCGTCTCCTACTACGACTACTATCAACCCGAGGCCTACGTCGAGCAGACCGACACGTACATTGACAAGGACGCCTCGATCAACGACGAGATCGACAAACTGCGTCACTCGGCGACGCGCTCCCTGCTTACGCGAGACGACGTGATCGTCGTCGCCTCGGTCTCGGCGATCTACGGGCTCGGCGATCCGGCGAACTACGAGGGGATGTCCCTGCGGCTCGAAGTCGGCCAGCAGATCGGCCGCGAGGAACTGCTCAAGCGGCTGGTCGATCTGAACTACGAGCGCAACGACGTCGATTTCACGCAGGGCACGTTCCGGGTGCGCGGCGACACCGTCGAGATCTACCCGATGTACGGCCGCTATGCCGTCCGTGTCGAGCTGTGGGGCGACGAGATCGATCGGATGATCAAGGTCGATCCGCTGGAGGGGACAGTCGAAAGTGACGAGCCAGCGGTTCTCTTTCACCCAGCGGAGCACTACTCGGTCGACGACGACACGATGGAAGAGGCCATCGCCCAGATCGAATCGGACCTCGAAGACCGGATCGCCTACTTCGAGCGTACGGGCGACATGCTCGCCGCCCAGCGCATCGAGGAGCGCACTACCTTCGACCTCGAAATGATGCGCGAGGCGGGCTACTGCTCGGGGATCGAGAACTACTCGGTCTACCTCGCAGATCGGGAGTCCGGCGAAGCGCCCTACACGCTGATGGATTACTTCCCCGACGACTTTCTGACGGTGATCGACGAGTCCCACCAGACGATCCCACAGATCAAAGGGCAGTTCGCGGGCGACAAATCGCGCAAGGAGTCGCTGGTCGAGAACGGTTTTCGGCTGCCCACGGCCTTTGACAACCGCCCGCTCACCTTCGAGGAGTTCGAGGAAAAGACCGACCGGACCATGTACGTCAGCGCGACGCCGAGCGACTACGAGCGCGAGCACTCGGGACAGATCGTCGAGCAGATCGTTCGCCCGACGCATCTGGTCGACCCAAAAGTCGAGATAGAAGACGCCACCGGGCAGGTCGAGGACCTCATGGAGCGCATCGACGCCCAGATCGAGGCAGGCGACCGGACGCTCGTAACGACCCTCACCAAGCGGATGGCCGAGGATCTTACCGAGTATCTCGAAGAGGCGGGCATCGACGTGGCCTACATGCACGACGAAACGGACACGCTGGAGCGCCACGAACTGATCCGGTCGCTTCGACTCGGCGAGATCGACGTGCTCGTCGGGATCAACCTGCTCCGGGAGGGGCTTGACATCCCCGAGGTATCGCTGGTCGCCATCCTCGACGCAGATCAGGAAGGCTTTCTCCGATCCGAAACCACCCTCGTCCAGACGATGGGTCGGGCCGCCCGAAACGTCGAGGGCGAGGTCGTGCTCTACGCCGACGAGGTGACCGACTCAATGGCCGCAGCGATCGACGAAACCCAGCGCCGTCGGGAGATTCAGAGAGAGTACAACGCCGAACACGGCTTCGAGCCGACAACGATCGAAAAGGAGATCGGCGAGACGAACTTGCCCGGCAGCAAGACCGACACCAGCAGCGTTTCCGGCGAGGGACCAAGCGACGAGGACGACGCCGCTCGTCAGATCCAGGAGCTCGAACGGCG
- a CDS encoding antitoxin VapB family protein, whose translation MSKNISISDDVYRELKREKGDRSFSEVIRDSIEGGTRLADVTGAGVLDPDAHEDVKADIERMSNGTLDRVDDETL comes from the coding sequence ATGAGCAAGAACATCTCCATCTCGGACGACGTGTACCGAGAACTCAAGCGGGAGAAAGGTGATCGGAGTTTCAGCGAAGTGATCAGAGACTCCATCGAGGGTGGCACCCGACTTGCGGACGTGACGGGAGCCGGTGTGCTTGATCCGGACGCTCATGAGGACGTCAAAGCCGACATTGAACGGATGAGCAACGGGACTCTCGATCGGGTCGACGATGAAACTCTGTGA
- a CDS encoding type II toxin-antitoxin system VapC family toxin has translation MKLCDTSVLVDIDRGDVADRVERLDDEGRHAISSVTVTELRLELNNRYGDDEPPSDVVTGLERLIARFEIIDVSRPISVAAADIVSELERKGQPLHDLHDVYIAATAQTQQLSVLTSNVDHFERIDSIDVVDWRRF, from the coding sequence ATGAAACTCTGTGATACGTCCGTTCTCGTCGATATCGACCGGGGCGATGTCGCCGACCGTGTCGAACGGCTCGACGACGAAGGTCGGCATGCGATCAGCAGCGTTACCGTCACCGAACTGCGCCTTGAACTCAACAACCGGTACGGTGACGACGAGCCGCCGTCCGACGTCGTTACTGGCCTCGAACGGTTGATCGCACGATTCGAGATTATCGACGTGAGCCGTCCGATCTCGGTCGCTGCCGCGGATATCGTTTCCGAACTCGAACGCAAGGGACAACCGCTCCACGATCTCCATGACGTCTACATCGCTGCCACGGCACAGACACAGCAACTGTCCGTTCTCACCTCGAACGTCGACCATTTCGAGCGGATCGATAGTATCGACGTCGTTGATTGGCGGCGGTTCTAG
- a CDS encoding DUF7553 family protein, with protein sequence MSDELADASDVLREASELADQHRERLYERSNALAELAAGDAQVDHGRLARETNKLHEIEGDLADESAELVGQARELIATYREDLEGV encoded by the coding sequence ATGTCAGACGAACTCGCAGACGCGAGCGACGTGCTCCGGGAAGCGAGCGAGCTCGCCGACCAGCACCGTGAACGACTGTACGAGCGCTCGAACGCGCTTGCCGAACTGGCCGCCGGTGACGCACAGGTCGATCACGGGCGGCTGGCCCGCGAGACGAACAAACTCCACGAGATCGAGGGCGACCTCGCCGACGAGTCTGCGGAACTCGTCGGACAGGCGCGTGAGCTGATCGCGACGTATCGGGAGGACCTGGAGGGCGTCTAG
- a CDS encoding rubrerythrin family protein, translated as MTDDDFDERVRDANETALSRLGSSKALYANTEGEMTETAVLTSAANRLHAASETVASWVPQESDGAATAAYDEIASEEASHYEDLLDKLGGHEPGAVPPAQQELREAEATVERLGGLVGATLVAGKLTEQRTGFFVGEADPTTASTFRGYGDVLDEREERLLDLLDEVCADDGDWQAAEDAASAAIQAAYDEYTDRLEAMGVNPKPVC; from the coding sequence ATGACCGACGACGACTTCGACGAGCGCGTCCGCGACGCGAACGAGACGGCGCTCTCGCGGCTCGGCTCCTCGAAAGCCCTGTATGCCAACACCGAGGGCGAGATGACCGAAACGGCAGTCCTGACCAGCGCGGCCAACCGGCTCCACGCGGCCAGCGAGACAGTCGCCAGCTGGGTCCCACAGGAGAGCGACGGGGCAGCCACAGCGGCGTACGACGAGATCGCAAGCGAGGAGGCTAGCCACTACGAGGACCTGCTCGACAAACTTGGTGGCCACGAACCGGGGGCGGTCCCGCCAGCACAGCAGGAGCTTCGAGAGGCCGAAGCGACGGTCGAGCGGCTGGGCGGGCTCGTCGGCGCAACGCTCGTCGCCGGAAAGCTCACCGAACAGCGCACCGGCTTCTTCGTCGGCGAGGCCGATCCCACCACGGCGTCGACGTTCCGCGGCTACGGCGACGTGCTGGACGAGCGCGAGGAGCGCCTACTGGACCTGCTCGACGAGGTCTGTGCGGACGACGGTGACTGGCAGGCCGCGGAAGACGCCGCCAGCGCGGCGATCCAGGCAGCCTACGACGAGTACACTGACCGGCTCGAAGCGATGGGTGTGAACCCGAAACCGGTCTGCTGA
- a CDS encoding VanZ family protein: MPRLPLVPRWLRWSAVAVAAAAIAAASLLVVPPETPDTGAIGFDKLWHAATYLGFGLLLAYALVGANLSVRTKALLVFGVATLYGVGIEVAQASVPYRRYDVLDMVANAVGAALACGWYRFESEVEFVGAEAIEGAD; encoded by the coding sequence ATGCCTCGACTCCCGCTCGTCCCGCGCTGGCTTCGCTGGAGCGCCGTCGCCGTCGCGGCCGCAGCGATCGCGGCCGCCTCCCTGCTCGTCGTGCCGCCAGAGACGCCGGACACGGGCGCGATCGGCTTCGACAAGCTCTGGCATGCCGCGACGTATCTGGGCTTTGGACTCCTGCTGGCCTACGCGCTGGTCGGAGCCAACCTCTCTGTGCGGACGAAAGCGTTGCTCGTCTTCGGCGTCGCGACGCTGTACGGGGTCGGCATCGAGGTTGCACAGGCCTCTGTCCCCTACCGGCGCTACGACGTCCTTGACATGGTCGCCAACGCCGTGGGGGCCGCGCTCGCCTGTGGCTGGTATCGGTTTGAGTCGGAGGTCGAGTTCGTCGGTGCGGAGGCAATCGAGGGGGCCGACTGA
- a CDS encoding sulfurtransferase has protein sequence MTDTEYANDVLVSADWVEDNLDEFESDDPAHRLVEVDVDTEAYEESHAPGAIGFNWESQLQDQTTRDILTKEDFEDLLGSHGITEDSTVVLYGDNANWFAAYTYWQFKYYGHDDVRLLDGGREYWIENDYPTTDEVPEFSAVEYNASGPRESIRAYREDVENAIDRGLPLVDVRSPEEYSGEILAPPGLQETAQRGGHIPGAENISWAAVTNDDGTFKDFDELQELYADYDIEGDSTTVAYCRIGERSSVAWFALHELLGYEDTINYDGSWTEWGNLVGAPIEKGEGDD, from the coding sequence ATGACGGACACTGAGTACGCAAACGATGTACTGGTCTCGGCCGACTGGGTCGAGGACAACCTCGACGAGTTCGAGAGCGACGACCCCGCCCACCGACTGGTGGAAGTCGACGTCGACACCGAAGCCTACGAGGAGTCCCACGCGCCCGGCGCGATCGGGTTCAACTGGGAGAGCCAGCTCCAGGATCAGACGACCCGTGACATCCTGACCAAGGAGGACTTCGAGGATCTGCTGGGCAGCCACGGCATCACCGAGGACTCGACGGTCGTCCTCTACGGCGACAACGCCAACTGGTTTGCCGCCTACACCTACTGGCAGTTCAAGTACTACGGCCACGACGACGTGCGCCTCCTCGACGGTGGCCGCGAGTACTGGATCGAGAACGACTATCCCACGACCGACGAGGTCCCCGAGTTCTCGGCCGTCGAGTACAACGCGTCCGGCCCGCGCGAGAGTATCCGCGCGTATCGCGAGGACGTCGAGAACGCGATCGACCGCGGCCTCCCGCTCGTGGACGTCCGCTCGCCCGAGGAGTACTCCGGCGAGATCCTCGCACCTCCGGGACTGCAAGAGACCGCCCAGCGCGGCGGCCACATCCCCGGCGCGGAGAACATCTCCTGGGCGGCCGTCACCAACGACGACGGGACGTTCAAGGACTTCGACGAGCTGCAGGAGCTGTACGCCGACTACGACATCGAGGGCGACTCGACGACGGTCGCGTACTGCCGGATCGGCGAGCGCTCCTCCGTTGCGTGGTTCGCGCTCCACGAATTGCTCGGTTACGAGGACACCATCAACTACGACGGCTCCTGGACCGAGTGGGGTAATCTGGTTGGTGCGCCGATCGAGAAGGGCGAGGGCGACGACTAA
- a CDS encoding sulfurtransferase: protein MIEFVSADWLADRHDEVQVVDVRDDWEYSGIGHIPGAVSIPFDRFRAEDGDEGMLPGADVFAGLLSAAGIEPGDPIVAYDDTHGVFAARFLVTALCYGHEPLYLLDGDYSAWNREHQTTTDEPSVESTEYTVTLPETTPLVEYDTVEAAIDDPDAVLVDTRDESEFDEGHIPGAVLLNWKDLVDDESRGLRPEAELRALLDEHGITPDRRIILYCNTARRISHTYAVLLYLGYEDVDFYEGSLTEWTAAGGSIEIVE, encoded by the coding sequence ATGATCGAATTCGTTTCGGCGGACTGGCTCGCCGACCGGCACGACGAGGTGCAGGTCGTCGACGTCAGGGACGACTGGGAGTACTCCGGGATCGGGCATATCCCCGGTGCGGTCTCGATCCCCTTCGACCGCTTCCGCGCCGAGGACGGCGACGAGGGAATGTTACCTGGCGCGGACGTCTTCGCGGGCCTGCTCTCGGCGGCCGGTATCGAGCCCGGCGATCCCATCGTCGCGTACGACGACACCCACGGCGTCTTCGCGGCGCGCTTTCTCGTCACGGCGCTATGTTACGGCCACGAACCACTCTACCTGCTCGACGGCGATTACAGTGCGTGGAACCGCGAACACCAGACGACGACCGACGAACCGTCGGTCGAGTCGACGGAGTACACGGTTACGCTGCCCGAAACGACGCCGCTGGTCGAGTACGATACTGTGGAGGCCGCAATCGACGACCCGGACGCCGTGCTGGTCGATACCCGTGACGAAAGCGAGTTCGACGAGGGCCACATCCCGGGGGCCGTCCTGCTCAACTGGAAGGACCTGGTAGACGACGAGAGCCGCGGGCTCAGGCCCGAGGCCGAACTCCGTGCCCTGCTCGACGAGCACGGGATCACGCCGGATCGTCGAATCATCCTCTACTGTAACACCGCCCGTCGGATCAGCCACACGTACGCAGTACTGTTGTATCTCGGCTACGAGGATGTCGACTTCTACGAGGGGAGTCTCACCGAGTGGACTGCCGCAGGGGGGTCGATCGAGATCGTCGAGTGA
- a CDS encoding ATP-dependent DNA helicase → MSESSEVSWQTYFGFSDTYENQSDVIENIIETAKDSGYLAMEGPCGTGKTMASLTAASYLIRETDQFDNAMVVTPVKQQRQQFVEDLRVINDQLEDPLAGVALVGKRDLCPYGREEVFPEGSSVQERCEDLRDATATLVTEDSALKVDQQFETDATLDSSPIPEEDKWWDPAKGRVLVENAQRDPLNEDSDPLHTAGKTAPYPRSQPSTTPEMMESENSELYCPFEADWYSRDKASAVPFESGTNHVVTTEELLPNAVDAGTCPHRAMTVLMQNADIVIGNYNHVFDTSSRQLTAPILDTQTLVIVDEAHRMEERVRDLLTDTIGYHTVKRAKNDLEQILRPARQSPQNKRDIETRLAAQEVPFEAVETAEKFYDDVIQWFETRVDDELQDRFEQYGSGLSWNAVPEDDVEIPLRDPGDASPDGFTRWAEQAGHGGDTFRMLSKVGLAVEDALEQMGNDRDCVCTAVGALFGQWWERDHVEYFREIELEYSETDARDVEQPWLNYYNASLVMYNCMPSEKIKGILDEFGGGVLMSATLEPLSIFEEVAGLEELATDEEEPRVVSSRTYDLTFPAENRASWIVDVEAFKKRNRGKATLDNTNRTRERYAYVAREIACSHGNILLAWPNYSEAEWAANRLREEIEKPVLLDQSSSHEETRELKREFVHGEPKVLVTSTRGTLTEGVDYEGDELHTCAVFGIPLVNIGSPRVKAVEYAYGNRFGQENSFTYALTIPAVRQIRQAFGRVIRGPDERGVRIVVGERFVPDALHSVYEFFPETERDEFVRMKPDFLTSQFGKFWDT, encoded by the coding sequence GTGTCTGAGAGTTCTGAGGTGTCGTGGCAAACGTATTTCGGCTTTAGCGATACGTACGAGAATCAAAGCGATGTCATCGAGAATATCATCGAGACAGCCAAAGACTCTGGGTATTTGGCGATGGAAGGTCCGTGCGGGACGGGCAAAACGATGGCCTCGCTGACTGCAGCGAGCTATCTCATCCGAGAGACTGACCAGTTTGACAACGCGATGGTCGTCACGCCAGTCAAGCAACAGCGCCAACAGTTCGTTGAGGATCTCCGAGTGATCAATGACCAGTTGGAAGACCCGCTTGCTGGCGTGGCACTCGTCGGGAAACGAGATCTATGCCCGTACGGGCGCGAAGAGGTGTTCCCTGAGGGGAGCAGCGTTCAGGAACGATGTGAGGACCTGAGAGACGCAACTGCTACTCTCGTTACCGAAGACAGCGCCCTCAAAGTGGACCAGCAATTCGAGACAGACGCGACGCTGGACTCATCACCGATTCCTGAAGAGGACAAATGGTGGGACCCAGCGAAAGGCCGGGTGCTGGTCGAGAACGCGCAACGAGACCCGCTCAACGAAGACAGTGATCCGCTTCACACTGCCGGGAAAACTGCGCCCTACCCACGGAGTCAACCCTCGACGACGCCGGAGATGATGGAATCTGAGAATAGCGAGTTGTACTGCCCGTTCGAGGCGGACTGGTACAGTCGTGACAAAGCATCGGCGGTACCGTTCGAATCAGGCACCAATCACGTCGTTACCACTGAGGAACTCCTCCCGAACGCCGTCGATGCGGGTACGTGCCCGCACCGGGCAATGACAGTGCTCATGCAGAATGCCGATATCGTGATCGGGAATTACAATCACGTCTTCGACACTTCCAGCCGTCAACTCACCGCCCCAATTCTCGATACGCAGACGCTCGTCATCGTCGACGAAGCACACCGGATGGAAGAACGCGTCCGAGATCTCCTCACAGACACGATCGGCTATCACACCGTCAAACGCGCAAAGAACGATCTCGAACAGATCCTCCGGCCAGCACGGCAAAGCCCGCAGAACAAGCGTGATATCGAAACACGACTCGCAGCGCAAGAAGTCCCATTTGAAGCTGTTGAGACCGCAGAAAAATTCTACGACGATGTGATACAGTGGTTCGAGACTCGTGTTGACGACGAGCTTCAGGACCGATTTGAACAGTACGGGTCGGGGTTGTCATGGAACGCGGTGCCAGAGGACGATGTCGAGATCCCGCTCCGTGATCCGGGCGACGCTTCCCCGGACGGGTTTACACGCTGGGCTGAACAGGCAGGTCACGGAGGGGACACGTTCCGGATGTTGAGCAAGGTCGGCCTCGCCGTCGAAGACGCCTTAGAACAAATGGGGAACGACAGGGATTGTGTCTGTACCGCTGTCGGAGCGTTGTTCGGGCAGTGGTGGGAGCGAGACCACGTCGAGTACTTCCGTGAGATCGAACTGGAGTACTCGGAGACAGACGCCCGTGATGTCGAACAGCCATGGCTGAACTACTACAACGCGTCGCTTGTCATGTACAACTGCATGCCGTCGGAGAAAATCAAGGGGATCCTTGATGAATTCGGCGGCGGCGTCCTCATGAGTGCGACACTTGAGCCGCTCTCGATCTTTGAAGAAGTGGCCGGGTTAGAAGAGCTGGCGACTGATGAGGAAGAACCGCGGGTTGTCTCCTCACGTACGTATGATCTGACGTTTCCTGCGGAGAACCGTGCCAGTTGGATCGTCGATGTTGAAGCGTTCAAAAAGCGGAATCGAGGTAAAGCAACTCTTGACAACACAAACAGGACACGAGAGCGCTACGCCTACGTCGCACGGGAAATCGCATGCAGTCACGGGAACATCCTTCTCGCATGGCCAAATTATTCCGAAGCTGAATGGGCGGCGAACCGGCTTCGAGAGGAGATCGAGAAACCAGTCCTGCTTGACCAGTCCTCCAGCCACGAGGAGACCAGAGAACTGAAACGCGAATTCGTCCACGGAGAGCCGAAAGTCCTCGTCACGAGTACTCGTGGCACGTTAACTGAAGGCGTCGATTACGAAGGAGATGAGTTGCACACGTGCGCTGTGTTCGGGATCCCATTGGTAAACATCGGATCACCCAGAGTCAAGGCCGTCGAATACGCGTACGGTAACCGGTTTGGGCAAGAAAACTCATTCACCTACGCGCTGACGATTCCCGCCGTTCGACAAATCCGACAAGCATTCGGACGAGTCATTCGGGGACCGGACGAACGCGGTGTGCGAATCGTCGTCGGAGAGCGATTCGTTCCTGACGCTCTGCATTCTGTGTACGAGTTCTTCCCGGAAACCGAACGCGACGAGTTTGTGAGGATGAAGCCGGACTTTTTGACATCTCAGTTCGGGAAATTTTGGGACACGTGA
- a CDS encoding DUF7114 family protein, whose product MDEAVRTRQAAHDAVADIEPTTLRKLLDDRLDDASMAPGALTLSSARSIDGSATADSVAERGAGVQLIYEGLRLTRTLAQEQPWATRDPADHTEPNLEILAADVLVSRGFYLLARTEAADKAVETVRAFGRDQTLRRSAESADAAASLDRSLERNVFELAVIAGATAGDSPWPTAEAGLVPTRLLDLAGELGAADTPLPPAAELLPTDLDTMLGSRSSDGTDDHVQQSATDH is encoded by the coding sequence ATGGATGAGGCCGTGCGGACTCGGCAGGCAGCACACGACGCAGTCGCGGATATCGAGCCGACTACCCTCCGCAAACTTCTCGACGACCGTCTCGACGACGCCTCCATGGCCCCTGGAGCGCTCACCCTGTCCAGTGCACGGTCGATTGATGGCTCGGCGACAGCTGACTCCGTCGCCGAACGCGGTGCCGGCGTCCAGTTGATCTACGAGGGGCTGCGCCTGACCCGGACGCTCGCCCAGGAACAGCCATGGGCCACACGCGACCCGGCCGATCACACCGAACCGAATCTCGAAATCCTCGCCGCCGACGTCCTCGTCTCACGGGGGTTTTATCTGCTTGCCCGCACCGAAGCCGCCGACAAGGCCGTCGAGACCGTCCGAGCGTTCGGCCGCGATCAGACGCTCCGCCGAAGCGCCGAAAGCGCTGACGCCGCCGCCTCCCTAGATCGCTCGCTCGAACGGAACGTCTTCGAGCTGGCAGTGATCGCGGGCGCGACTGCGGGCGATAGCCCGTGGCCGACTGCAGAGGCAGGTCTGGTCCCGACGAGGCTGCTTGACCTCGCAGGCGAACTTGGGGCGGCCGATACCCCGCTTCCCCCTGCAGCAGAGCTATTACCCACCGACCTCGACACCATGCTTGGATCGCGCTCGTCCGATGGCACAGACGATCACGTCCAGCAGTCGGCGACCGATCACTGA
- a CDS encoding restriction endonuclease, translating to MDADATVLDDLSGFEFEDVMVEVFRKMGYRNVRQAERVADKGRDILMEEPRENGSPTAVVVECKHTDTVGRPVVQKLHSAVQTYDHPGPKRGMVATTGRFTRPAEEYAARVGRESGSTAIELFGGAKLREVGEEIGMDLYSGRIEIVCDETLSPPRDRDAVAEQLRTAARDVDNLDPSLVTASSVELTLLPVVYADTHVDAVFETSVGVVHRVDERDAVSILADRDGPHPLDDDVRLLVAQNADHTETVALDRYRDRFDAVDTERFGRTEAEYRDWITELQCDRFETTVRYTGDNNVTYTKSCRPRESDVSIDSLRPVYVPGIDARLELGEYAYEHGYFTGTRGSVVANGAFDDCVHCGGDGPLTYCTNCGSINCADHIETERVEGEPVCTGCAVTESFLFNTKYFYNRENLERFRAEYDAMPFYRKAMENPVLAGAAVLVVGLLLFALLALVI from the coding sequence ATGGACGCGGACGCAACGGTACTCGACGACCTTTCCGGCTTCGAGTTCGAGGACGTGATGGTCGAGGTCTTCCGGAAGATGGGCTACCGGAACGTTCGGCAGGCCGAACGCGTCGCCGACAAAGGGCGTGACATCCTGATGGAAGAACCGCGGGAGAACGGGTCGCCGACTGCGGTCGTCGTCGAGTGCAAACACACCGACACCGTGGGGCGGCCGGTCGTCCAGAAACTCCACTCCGCGGTCCAGACGTACGATCATCCGGGACCGAAACGCGGGATGGTCGCGACGACGGGACGGTTCACCCGACCCGCCGAGGAGTACGCCGCACGTGTCGGCCGCGAATCCGGATCGACGGCGATCGAACTGTTCGGCGGTGCGAAACTCCGCGAGGTCGGCGAGGAGATCGGGATGGATCTCTACAGCGGCCGGATCGAAATCGTCTGCGACGAGACGCTCTCACCACCGCGGGATCGGGATGCGGTCGCCGAACAGCTCCGCACCGCAGCGCGGGACGTTGACAACCTCGACCCGTCGCTTGTCACTGCCTCATCGGTCGAGCTAACCTTGCTTCCGGTCGTCTACGCCGATACGCACGTCGACGCCGTCTTTGAGACCTCGGTTGGGGTTGTCCACCGGGTTGACGAACGCGATGCTGTTTCCATCCTCGCAGATCGGGACGGACCGCATCCGCTTGACGACGACGTCAGGCTGCTCGTCGCCCAAAATGCCGATCATACCGAGACTGTTGCCCTCGACCGATACCGAGACCGGTTTGACGCAGTCGATACGGAGCGGTTCGGCCGCACCGAAGCGGAGTACCGCGACTGGATCACGGAACTGCAGTGTGATCGGTTCGAGACGACGGTTCGGTATACTGGCGATAACAACGTCACGTACACGAAGAGCTGTCGTCCCCGGGAGTCGGACGTTTCGATTGACTCGCTCCGCCCTGTCTACGTTCCGGGGATCGATGCACGGCTCGAACTCGGCGAGTACGCCTACGAACACGGATATTTCACTGGGACCCGTGGCTCTGTCGTCGCAAACGGGGCGTTCGACGACTGTGTTCACTGTGGCGGGGATGGACCGCTCACCTACTGTACCAACTGCGGTAGTATCAACTGCGCCGATCACATCGAGACGGAACGGGTAGAGGGTGAACCGGTCTGTACTGGCTGTGCGGTCACCGAATCGTTCCTGTTCAATACGAAGTATTTCTACAACCGCGAGAACCTCGAACGGTTCCGTGCCGAGTACGACGCGATGCCGTTTTACCGCAAAGCGATGGAGAATCCCGTACTCGCCGGAGCCGCTGTCCTCGTTGTCGGTCTCCTCCTGTTTGCTCTGCTCGCTCTCGTCATCTAA